One genomic window of Scatophagus argus isolate fScaArg1 chromosome 16, fScaArg1.pri, whole genome shotgun sequence includes the following:
- the smurf1 gene encoding E3 ubiquitin-protein ligase SMURF1 isoform X2, producing the protein MSNPGTRRNGSSIKIRLTVLCAKNLAKKDFFRLPDPFAKVVVDGSGQCHSTDTVKSTLDPKWNQHYDLYIGKTDSITISIWNHKKIHKRQGAGFLGCIRLLSNAISRLKDTGYQRLDLCKLNPSDSDAVRGQIVVSLQTRDRIGSGGPVVDCRGLLENDGPVFEGCFSEEPLPYSDSTGAAGGGNCRLDSPSQESRLQAQRIRGPDSRGHSHTPQNRPHGHQPPDLPEGYEQRTTVQGQVYFLHTQTGVSTWHDPRIPRDLASVSCEELGPLPVGWEVRSTVSGRIYFVDHNNRTTQFTDPRLHTIISQQSQAKESSQAPQMDVGGEEVGGGGVGSGGGGGDGDVAARYERDLVHKLKLLRHELSLQQPQAGHCRIEVSREEIFEESYRQIMKMRPKDLKKRLMVKFRGEEGLDYGGVAREWLYLLCHEMLNPYYGLFQYSTDNIYTLQINPDSSINPDHLSYFHFVGRVMGLAVFHGHYINGSFTLPFYKQLLGKPIQLSDLETTDPELHKSLVWILENDITSVLDHTFCVEHNAFGKFLQHELKPNGRNIPVTEENKKEYVRLYVNWRFMRGIEAQFLALQKGFSELIPQHLLKPFDHKELELIIGGLGKIDLADWKTNTRLKHCTSESNVVRWFWQAVEAFSEERRGRLLQFVTGSTRVPLQGFKALQGSAGPRLFTIHLIDANTDNLPKAHTCFNRIDIPPYESYEKLYEKLLTAVEETCGFAVE; encoded by the exons ATGTCGAATCCTGGGACGCGGAGGAACGGGTCCAGCATCAAAATCCGACTGACAG TATTATGTGCCAAGAACCTCGCAAAGAAAGACTTCTTTC GACTTCCAGATCCATTTGCCAAGGTTGTGGTGGATGGATCAGGTCAATGCCACTCTACAGACACAGTCAAGAGCACACTGGATCCCAAATGGAATCAGCACTACGACCT ttacATTGGGAAGACAGACTCCATCACCATCAGTATATGGAATCACAAAAAGATTCATAAACGACAGGGGGCAGGCTTCCTGGGCTGCATACGACTTCTTTCCAATGCTATCAGTCGGCTAAAAGACACAGGAT aCCAGCGTCTCGATCTGTGTAAACTGAACCCCTCAGACAGCGACGCAGTGCGGGGACAGATTGTAG TGAGCTTACAGACACGAGACCGCATCGGCAGCGGAGGCCCTGTGGTGGACTGCAGAGGGCTGTTGGAAAACGATGG gCCTGTGTTTGAAGGATGTTTTAGCGAGGAGCCGCTGCCATACTCCGATTCCACTGGTGCGGCGGGGGGTGGGAACTGTCGGCTGGACTCGCCCAGTCAGGAGAGTCGTCTTCAAGCGCAGCGAATCAGAGGGCCGGACTCCAGAGGCCACAGCCACACCCCTCAGAACAGACCTCATGGGCACCAGCCGCCTGACTTGCCAGAGGGATATG aGCAGCGAACAACAGTGCAGGGCCAGGTATACtttcttcacacacagacaggcgtCAGCACCTGGCACGACCCTCGGATACCGCG GGACCTGGCCAGTGTGAGCTGCGAAGAGCTCGGGCCGTTGCCAGTGGGCTGGGAGGTCCGAAGCACCGTGTCGGGCCGGATCTACTTTGTGGACCACAACAACCGAACCACACAGTTCACAGACCCACGCCTGCACACCATCATCAG CCAGCAATCCCAAGCAAAGGAGTCTTCCCAAGCCCCCCAGATGGATGTGGGGGGTGAGGAGGTAGGAGGTGGGGGAGTGggcagcggaggaggaggaggagatggagatgttGCAGCACGCTATGAGAGAGACTTGGTGCACAAGTTGAAGCTGCTCCGCCACGAACTGTCCTTGCAGCAGCCTCAAGCAGGACACTGTCGCATAGAGGTGTCTCGAGAGGAGATCTTTGAG gAGTCATATCGGCAAATAATGAAGATGAGGCCCAAAGACCTGAAGAAGCGCCTGATGGTGAAGTTCAGGGGAGAGGAGGGCCTGGATTATGGTGGGGTGGCCAG GGAGTGGCTGTACCTTCTGTGTCATGAAATGTTGAACCCCTATTATGGCCTGTTCCAGTACTCAACAGACAATATATACACCCTACAGATTAACCCCGACTCCTCCATCAACCCT GACCACCTGTCGTATTTCCACTTTGTGGGTCGTGTGATGGGCCTGGCAGTTTTTCATGGTCACTACATCAACGGGAGCTTCACGTTGCCCTTCTACAAACAGCTGCTAGGCAAACCAATCCAGCTCAGCGACCTGGAGACCACAGACCCGGAGTTGCACAAGAGCCTCGTGTGGATATT AGAGAATGACATCACTTCAGTCCTTGACCACACCTTCTGCGTGGAGCACAATGCGTTTGGGAAGTTCTTACAACATGAGCTCAAACCTAATGGCCGCAATATCCCTGTCACTGAGGAGAACAAAAAGGAATATGTTAG ACTTTATGTGAACTGGAGGTTTATGCGCGGAATAGAAGCCCAGTTTCTGGCTTTACAGAAGGGATTCAGTGAACTCATCCCACAGCACCTCCTCAAACCATTTGACCATAAAGAACTAGAG TTGATCATTGGTGGACTGGGGAAGATAGATCTTGCAGACTGGAAGACGAACACCCgcctgaaacactgcacaagTGAGAGCAATGTGGTGCGGTGGTTCTGGCAGGCAGTGGAGGCCTtcagtgaggagaggagaggacgcCTCCTGCAGTTTGTCACGGGCTCCACCAGGGTCCCCTTACAGGGGTTCAAAGCGCTGCAGG GTTCTGCAGGACCAAGGCTCTTCACCATTCATTTGATAGACGCCAACACGGACAATCTGCCAAAGGCTCACACATG TTTTAACCGGATAGACATCCCTCCCTATGAGTCTTATGAGAAACTTTACGAGAAACTGCTGACGGCTGTGGAGGAGACCTGCGGCTTTGCTGTGGAATGA
- the smurf1 gene encoding E3 ubiquitin-protein ligase SMURF1 isoform X1, translated as MSNPGTRRNGSSIKIRLTVLCAKNLAKKDFFRLPDPFAKVVVDGSGQCHSTDTVKSTLDPKWNQHYDLYIGKTDSITISIWNHKKIHKRQGAGFLGCIRLLSNAISRLKDTGYQRLDLCKLNPSDSDAVRGQIVVSLQTRDRIGSGGPVVDCRGLLENDGPVFEGCFSEEPLPYSDSTGAAGGGNCRLDSPSQESRLQAQRIRGPDSRGHSHTPQNRPHGHQPPDLPEGYEQRTTVQGQVYFLHTQTGVSTWHDPRIPRDLASVSCEELGPLPVGWEVRSTVSGRIYFVDHNNRTTQFTDPRLHTIISQQSQAKESSQAPQMDVGGEEVGGGGVGSGGGGGDGDVAARYERDLVHKLKLLRHELSLQQPQAGHCRIEVSREEIFEESYRQIMKMRPKDLKKRLMVKFRGEEGLDYGGVAREWLYLLCHEMLNPYYGLFQYSTDNIYTLQINPDSSINPDHLSYFHFVGRVMGLAVFHGHYINGSFTLPFYKQLLGKPIQLSDLETTDPELHKSLVWILENDITSVLDHTFCVEHNAFGKFLQHELKPNGRNIPVTEENKKEYVRLYVNWRFMRGIEAQFLALQKGFSELIPQHLLKPFDHKELELIIGGLGKIDLADWKTNTRLKHCTSESNVVRWFWQAVEAFSEERRGRLLQFVTGSTRVPLQGFKALQGSTGSAGPRLFTIHLIDANTDNLPKAHTCFNRIDIPPYESYEKLYEKLLTAVEETCGFAVE; from the exons ATGTCGAATCCTGGGACGCGGAGGAACGGGTCCAGCATCAAAATCCGACTGACAG TATTATGTGCCAAGAACCTCGCAAAGAAAGACTTCTTTC GACTTCCAGATCCATTTGCCAAGGTTGTGGTGGATGGATCAGGTCAATGCCACTCTACAGACACAGTCAAGAGCACACTGGATCCCAAATGGAATCAGCACTACGACCT ttacATTGGGAAGACAGACTCCATCACCATCAGTATATGGAATCACAAAAAGATTCATAAACGACAGGGGGCAGGCTTCCTGGGCTGCATACGACTTCTTTCCAATGCTATCAGTCGGCTAAAAGACACAGGAT aCCAGCGTCTCGATCTGTGTAAACTGAACCCCTCAGACAGCGACGCAGTGCGGGGACAGATTGTAG TGAGCTTACAGACACGAGACCGCATCGGCAGCGGAGGCCCTGTGGTGGACTGCAGAGGGCTGTTGGAAAACGATGG gCCTGTGTTTGAAGGATGTTTTAGCGAGGAGCCGCTGCCATACTCCGATTCCACTGGTGCGGCGGGGGGTGGGAACTGTCGGCTGGACTCGCCCAGTCAGGAGAGTCGTCTTCAAGCGCAGCGAATCAGAGGGCCGGACTCCAGAGGCCACAGCCACACCCCTCAGAACAGACCTCATGGGCACCAGCCGCCTGACTTGCCAGAGGGATATG aGCAGCGAACAACAGTGCAGGGCCAGGTATACtttcttcacacacagacaggcgtCAGCACCTGGCACGACCCTCGGATACCGCG GGACCTGGCCAGTGTGAGCTGCGAAGAGCTCGGGCCGTTGCCAGTGGGCTGGGAGGTCCGAAGCACCGTGTCGGGCCGGATCTACTTTGTGGACCACAACAACCGAACCACACAGTTCACAGACCCACGCCTGCACACCATCATCAG CCAGCAATCCCAAGCAAAGGAGTCTTCCCAAGCCCCCCAGATGGATGTGGGGGGTGAGGAGGTAGGAGGTGGGGGAGTGggcagcggaggaggaggaggagatggagatgttGCAGCACGCTATGAGAGAGACTTGGTGCACAAGTTGAAGCTGCTCCGCCACGAACTGTCCTTGCAGCAGCCTCAAGCAGGACACTGTCGCATAGAGGTGTCTCGAGAGGAGATCTTTGAG gAGTCATATCGGCAAATAATGAAGATGAGGCCCAAAGACCTGAAGAAGCGCCTGATGGTGAAGTTCAGGGGAGAGGAGGGCCTGGATTATGGTGGGGTGGCCAG GGAGTGGCTGTACCTTCTGTGTCATGAAATGTTGAACCCCTATTATGGCCTGTTCCAGTACTCAACAGACAATATATACACCCTACAGATTAACCCCGACTCCTCCATCAACCCT GACCACCTGTCGTATTTCCACTTTGTGGGTCGTGTGATGGGCCTGGCAGTTTTTCATGGTCACTACATCAACGGGAGCTTCACGTTGCCCTTCTACAAACAGCTGCTAGGCAAACCAATCCAGCTCAGCGACCTGGAGACCACAGACCCGGAGTTGCACAAGAGCCTCGTGTGGATATT AGAGAATGACATCACTTCAGTCCTTGACCACACCTTCTGCGTGGAGCACAATGCGTTTGGGAAGTTCTTACAACATGAGCTCAAACCTAATGGCCGCAATATCCCTGTCACTGAGGAGAACAAAAAGGAATATGTTAG ACTTTATGTGAACTGGAGGTTTATGCGCGGAATAGAAGCCCAGTTTCTGGCTTTACAGAAGGGATTCAGTGAACTCATCCCACAGCACCTCCTCAAACCATTTGACCATAAAGAACTAGAG TTGATCATTGGTGGACTGGGGAAGATAGATCTTGCAGACTGGAAGACGAACACCCgcctgaaacactgcacaagTGAGAGCAATGTGGTGCGGTGGTTCTGGCAGGCAGTGGAGGCCTtcagtgaggagaggagaggacgcCTCCTGCAGTTTGTCACGGGCTCCACCAGGGTCCCCTTACAGGGGTTCAAAGCGCTGCAGG gtTCTACAGGTTCTGCAGGACCAAGGCTCTTCACCATTCATTTGATAGACGCCAACACGGACAATCTGCCAAAGGCTCACACATG TTTTAACCGGATAGACATCCCTCCCTATGAGTCTTATGAGAAACTTTACGAGAAACTGCTGACGGCTGTGGAGGAGACCTGCGGCTTTGCTGTGGAATGA
- the LOC124073543 gene encoding myosin-16-like — translation MPGAYKGECGDDVDPMPFLVPSEKERLDAMNKSYDIKRSCWVKDEKEAFITGEIQSENGDKVTVKTSKNTVRVTLKLFVIILSYQTLTVRLDDIQQMNPPKFYQASDMANLTFLNEASVLENLRSRYVSMRIYTYSGLFCVTINPYKWLPIYGAKVAQLYKGKKRNEVPPHLFSISDNAYHDMMMEHENQSMLITGESGAGKTENTKKVIQYFANIGASGSKTSDSKASVGTLEDQIIQANPVLEAFGNAKTIRNNNSSRFVGLHIFDDFISTNFRQ, via the exons ATGCCGGGTGCATATAAAGGGGAGTGCGGGGATGATGTGGACCCCATGCCGTTCCTGGTTCCCTCAGAGAAGGAGCGCCTGGATGCTATGAATAAATCTTATGACATCAAGCGCTCCTGCTGGGTCAAAGATGAGAAGGAGGCTTTCATTACTGGGGAGATTCAGTCTGAAAATGGGGACAAAGTCACTGTGAAGACCAGCAAGAACACCGTAAGAGTAACACTGAAGCTGTTTG TGATTATCCTTTCTTATCAGACCTTGACTGTGAGGCTGGATGACATTCAGCAGATGAACCCTCCTAAGTTCTACCAAGCTAGCGACATGGCCAACCTCACTTTCCTCAATGAGGCCAGCGTCTTGGAAAACCTGCGCAGTCGCTATGTCAGCATGAGGATCTAT ACCTACTCGGGCCTCTTCTGTGTGACAATAAACCCATACAAATGGCTGCCCATCTATGGAGCCAAAGTGGCGCAGCTGTACAAGGGGAAGAAACGCAACGAAGTTCCTCCTCacctcttctccatctctgacaaTGCCTACCATGACATGATGATGG AGCATGAGAACCAGTCTATGCTGATCAC TGGAGAATCTGGTGCtggcaaaactgaaaacactaaGAAAGTAATCCAGTACTTTGCCAATATTGGAGCCTCCGGGAGCAAAACTTCTGACTCCAAGGCAAGTGTG gGCACTCTGGAGGACCAGATCATCCAGGCTAACCCGGTGCTGGAGGCATTTGGCAACGCCAAGACCATCAGGAACAACAACTCCTCACGCTTTGTAGGACTACATATATTTGATGATTTTATCAGTACTAATTTTAGACAGTGA